CGGTCTCCGCAGGCGGCTCGGCCGGGCGGCACGCAGCTTGCGCTATGTCAAGGCCCGTCGCGCCAAGACAAAGGCAGCGCCGCGGTCCAGCCACCCTTGATGGAGACAAGACGATGAGTGAATCCCCTGCCAACACCGTTGCGCGCGATTGGCTCGCAGCCTTCGACGCCGCCCTCACCGCGCGCAACCTCGACGCTGCCGCGGCCCTGTTCGGTGCCGAGTGCTACTGGCGCGACCTGATCAGCTTCACCTGGAACATCTGCACCCAGGAGAGTCCGGCGCAGGTGCGCGCGATGCTGGCCGCGCGGCTGGACGACGTGGCGCCTTCGAACTGGCAGCTCGAAGGCGACGCCAGCGAGGCCGGCGGCGTCACCGAAGCGTGGTTCACATTCGAGACCCGGGTGTCGCGCGGCCGGGGCCTGCTGCGGCTGAAGGACGAGAACGGGCAGCCCAGGGCCTGGACGCTGCTGACCTCGATGGTGGAATTGAAGGGGCACGAAGAGAAGACCGGTGAGCACCGCGTGGCCGGTGCGGAGCATGGCGTGCACAAGCACCGCAAGAGCTGGTCGGAACTGAAGGCCGAGGAAGCCGCCCACCTGGGCCGCAGCGTGCAGCCCGAGGTGGTGATCATCGGTGGCGGCCAGGGTGGCATCGCGCTGGCGGCGCGGCTGCGCCGCCTGGGCGTCTCGCACCTGGTGATCGAGAAGAACGCCCGGCCCGGCGACAGCTGGCGCAACCGCTACAAGAGCCTGTGCCTGCACGACCCGGTCTGGTATGACCACCTGCCGTACCTGCCGTTCCCGAACGACTGGCCGGTCTTCGCGCCCAAGGACAAGATCGGCGACTGGCTCGAGGCCTACGTCAAGATCATGGAGGTCAACTACTGGGGCTCGACCCTGGCCCGGGGCTGCCGCTACGACGAGGCCGCCCAGCGCTGGGACGTGAGCGTGGAGCGCGATGGCCAGACCGTGGTGCTGCACCCCAGGGAGCTGGTGATCGCACTGGGCGTGTCGGGCTATGCCAACGTGCCGAAGATCCCGGGTGCCGAGACCTTTGAGGGCGACCAGCACCACAGCAGCCGGCACCCCGGCCCCGAGGCCTGCCAGGGCAAGAAGGTGGTGGTGCTGGGCAGCAACAACTCGGCCCACGACATCTGCGCTGCGCTCTGGGAGAACGATGTCGACGTGACCATGGTGCAGCGCAGCTCCACCCACATCGCACCCAGCGCCGCGCTGATGGAGCTGGCGCTCGGCGGGCTGTACAGCGAGCAGGCGATGAAGAACGGCATCGACCACCACAAGGCCGACCTCATCTTCGCCAGCGTGCCGTACAAGATCATGCACACCTTCCACATCCCCGTGTACGAGGAGATGAAGCGGCGCGAGGCCGACCTCTACGGCCGGCTGGAGCAGGCCGGCTTCATGCTGGACTTCGGCGCCGACGGTTCGGGCCTGTTCATGAAGTACCTGCGCCGCGGCTCGGGCTACTACATCGACGTGGGCGCTTCCGAGCTGGTGGCCAACGGCAGCATCAAGCTCAAGAGCCGCGTCAACATCGAGCGCATCAACCCGAAGAGCGTGACGCTGACCGACGGCAGCGAGCTGCCCTGCGACGTGCTGGTCTTTGCCACCGGCTTCGGCTCGATGAACCAGTGGCTGGACGACCTGATCTCGCCCGAGGTGGCCGACCGCATCGGCAAGGTCTGGGGCCTGGGCAGTGACACCCCCAAGGACCCGGGCCCCTGGGAAGGCGAGCTGCGCAACATGTGGAAGCCCACCCAGGTGCCGCACCTGTGGATCCACGGCGGCAACCTGCACCAGAGCCGGCATTACTCGCAGTTCCTGTCGCTGCAGCTGAAGGCGCGGCTGGCGGGCATCCCGACGCCGGTCTACGGCCAGGCCGAGGTGCACCACCTCCGGTGAGCGGCGCGGGCGGCGCGAGGCCCGAGGCCCGCATGCCCGGCAGGGCACGACGGGCGCAGGCTGCCCGGCCGCCCACCCCAGATCGCGCTGCAGGAGCCCGCCACGGAGCAGGCCGAGCGCCTGCTTCTTGTTGAACCCTTCTCATTCAAGTTGCCAGACGGCTTGCCGAAAACCTGTCCACCCCCCGATTGAGGGGTGTCAATTGCCTGCGACAGAGCCTCCGCAATCCGTGATGAACCCCTCCCATCGGCGGTCACAGCCCCCGGCCCCGGCCGGTCTGCCGCCCCGTGCCCTGGTCCGGGAGCACACCGAGGAGGCCGCAGGCACGCTGGTGGGCGAGCTCCACGGCCTGGCCGCCCGGTTTGATGCCGCCGGCTTCGGTGACGGTGCCGGGACGCGGGGCCGCACCCTGGCGCTGCTGGCCGAGTGCAAGCAGCAGCTCAAGCCGGTGCTCGGCCACATGCGCGAGCTCTGGCAGGGCTCGGAGGTGCTGATCGCCCACGGCCAGGCCATCCGCGGCTCGATCGAGAACCTGGTGGTGGGGCTGCAGTTCCAGGACCGGGTCAGCCAGATCGTTGGCGTCATCGAGCAGGGCATGGGTCGGCTGCTCGGCTCGGTCGAGTCGGGCCAGGCGCTGCCGCCACCGCCGCAGTGGCTGGCGCGGCTGCAGCAGGGCTACACGATGCGCGACCAGCGCGAACAGCATCGCGGCGGCCCCGGCCAGCCCCCTCAGACCGGGGCGGCGTCCGCTGCCCGGGCCGTGTTCTTCTGAACGGTTCATGCCATGAACACAACCATCCTCGTCGTCGACGATTCCAGTTCCCTGCAGGCGCTGGTGAAGATGTCGCTCAACCGTGCCGGCTTCGATCTGCTGGAGGCGCCCGATGGCCGCCAGGCCCTGTCGGAGCTGGATCAGGCCGCCAAGGTGCACCTGGTGGTCAGCGACGTGAACATGCCCACGATGGACGGGATCACCTGCCTGCAGGAGGTGAAGCAGCACCCGCGCCACCGCTTCACGCCCGTGGTCATGCTGACCACCGAGGACTCCGGCAGCCGCATGGCCCAGGCCAGGTCTGCTGGTGCCAAGGCCTGGCTGACCAAGCCCTTCAACCCGCCGATGCTGCTGGATGCGGCGCCGCGGGTGTGGCCGAACTGAGGGCACGCGCATGACGGACGAACACGTGCTTGGGGCAGATTTGACGATCTACAGCGTGGCGCAATGGGCTGAACGCTGCCGGTTGTGGGTGAGGGACTCGGACGGTGCCACGGGCGACCTGCCGCTGCAGGTGCAGGCCGACCAGGTTGAAGAGGTGGACGGCGCCGGCGTGCAGCTGCTGCTGGCGCTGTCTCGCAGCCTGGAGCAACGGGGGCGTCGCCTGGCGCTCCTGCGGCCCTCGCCCGTGCTGCTGAAGGCGCTGCAGCGGCTGGGCGCTGGCGACCTCGCCACGCAGCAGGTCGCACGGGAGGTGGGGGCATGAACATGGACACGTCCGACGACGACCTCGTCGCTGAGCTGCTGCCGGCCTTCATCGAGGAGGCCAACGAGCAGGTGGCCGCCTTCGAGCAGCTGCTGCTGGAGCTGGAGGACCTGCCGCACGACCACGACCGGCTGGATGCACTGTTTCGCTGCGCCCACACCGTCAAGGGGTCGGCTGGCCTGTTCGGCCTGCATCGGGTGGTGGAGTTCACCCACCATGTGGAGACGCTGCTCGACCAGGTGCGTGACGGACTGCTGCAGCTCACGCCAGCCCTGAGTACCCTGTTGCTGCAGAGCAATGACACCATCCGTGAGCTGGTGGCCACCGCCCAGCTGCCCGACGACGAGGCCAGCCAGAACGTCCGCCAAGCCCTGGTGCAGCGCCTGCAGGAGGCCGCCGGGCACCGCGTGGGGGGGGCCGCGCAGGCTTGCCAACCCCCCGGCCCCGCCGCGGCCGTGCTGCCGCCCGGCCACCGGCGCTGGCGGCTGTCGGCACGCTTTGGCACGGAGGTATTCCGCAACGGCATGGACCCGCTCGCCATCCTGCACTACCTGGCCGATCTCGGCCGCCTGGAGCCGGTGGCCTGCGATCGGGCACGGATCCCGGAGCTGGAGGCGATGGATCCGGAGAGCTGCCACCTCTGGCTGCAGTGCGAGCTGGAAGGGGCGGTCGAGCGCAGCCAGATCGAGCACGCCTTCGAGTTCGTGCGGGACGACTGCGAGCTGGAAATCGAAGACCTGACGGCGGAACTCGATGAGCACCCCGCGGACAGTGCGCACGAGCGGCTCCAGGCCGCGGTGGCCGAATTGCGCCAGCTGGCGGCGCCCGCGGCAGCGGCATCTTCCACAACCGCAGCAACCGCAGCCGCGTCGCCGCGGCCGCGTGAGGGCGCTGGCCCCGGTGGCGGCGAAGAAGGCGGTTTCATCCGTGTGCATGCCCACCGCCTCGACGACGTGATCAACCTGCTCGGCGAGCTCGTGATCGCTGGCGCCGGCGCCTCCCAGCTGGCGCGCCAGACGCGCCAGCGCGGCCTGATCGAGGCCAACCAGCGCATCTCCCGCCTGATCGAAGGCATCCGCAACAGCACGCTGAAGCTGCGCATGGTGCCCATCGGCGACACCTTCGCGCGCTTTCGCCGCGTGGTGCGCGACACCGCGGCCGAGCTGGGCAAGGACGTGGCGCTGGAGATCGTCGGCGCGGACACCGAGCTGGACAAGGCGGTGGTCGAGCGCATCGCCGATCCGCTCATGCACCTGGTGCGCAACGCCCTGGATCATGGCCTGGAGAAACCCGACGACCGGCTGGCCGCCGGCAAGCCGGCGCAGGGCCGGCTGACGCTGTCGGCCTGCCACGAGAGCGGCAGCGTGCTGATCCGCATCATCGACGACGGCCGCGGCATCCAGCGCGACAAGGTGCTGCAGCGCGCCTGGCAGCGCGGCCTGGTGCCGCAGGGGGTGCAGCCGCCGGAGGAGGACGTGCTGCGGCTGATCTTCGAGCCGGGCTTCTCCACCGCCGAGCAGGTCACCAACCTCAGCGGCCGCGGCGTGGGCATGGACGTGGTGCGCAGCAACATCGAGGCGCTGCGCGGCTCCATCCACATCACCAGCGAACCCGGCCAGGGCAGCTGCATGGAGATCCGCCTGCCGCTGACGCTGGCGATCATCGATGGCTTCCTGGTGGGGGTGGGCTCTTCGCGCTTCATCTTCCCGCTGGAGTCGGTGGTCGAAGTGATCTCCAGCCGCCCGGACGCGATGGCGGTGGACGCCCACGGCCGTGGCTGCGTCGACCTGCGCGGCCGCCTGCTGCCGGTGGTTGACCTGCGGCGGCTCTACGAGCTGGAGCCGGACGCGGTCGAGCGCCACAGCATCGTCGTGGTGCGCAGCGGCACCCGCCAGCTTGGCGTGCTGGTCGACAACCTGCTCGGCCAGCACCAGACCGTCATCAAGCCGCTCGGGCGGCTGCTGCGCAGCCTGCGCGGCATTGCCGGCTCGTCGATCCTCGGCTCCGGCGAGGTGGCACTGATCGTCGATGCCGATGCCCTCGGCCAGATCGCCGCTTCTGCCACCCGCGGCCCGGCCACGCGTGTGGTGGCCGATCCGGCCACGATGCCGCCGCCCGGCCGCCCGGAAAGCGGACCCCCGTCCAGAACCCCCAGCCCCACCGGCAACCCCGCCCCCTCCCACAACGCCCCCACCGCCCAAGGACACGCCCAATGAATCACCCCGCACCCGGAGTGCTAGCCCGTTTGCTGGCCGGCAGCGAGATCGAACGCTACCGCCTGGAAGCCGAACGAACGGAACAGGCACGAGGCGCCGCCGAGGCTGCCCGCCGCGCTGCGGAGGACTCTCTGCGGTCCGAGGCCGCTGCGCGCGAGGCGGCCGACGCGGCCCGGGCGCAGGCCGAGTCGAGCCTGGCTGCGGTGCAGGCGCACCTGGCCCAGGTCGAAAGCGAGCTGAAGGTCCGCACGCAGGTCATGAACCTGACGAGCATCGTCTCGGAGTCGGACAAGAAGGGCGACATCCTCAACGTGAACGAGAAGTTCATCGAGGTGTCGAAGTACTCGCGTGACGAGCTGATCGGCCATCCGCACAGCACGACCCGGCATCCGGACATGCCGAAGGAGACCTTCAAGAAGCTGTGGCAGACCATCGGCCGTGGCGAGCTCTTCCGCGGGGTGATCAAGAACCGCGCCAAGGACGGCTCGCCGTACTATGTCGATGCCGTGATCGCCCCGATCCTGGGCGACAACGGCAAGCCGATCCGCTACCTCGGCGTGCGCTACGACATTACCGAGGCGGAGGTCGAGCGTCAGAACGCCCGGGGCATCCTGGCGGCCATCAATGCGTCGAGCGCCTACCTGGAGATGGACGTGAGCGGACACGTCCTGACTGCCAACGACATCCTGCTGGACCTGCTGGGCTACCGGGCCGATGAGGTGGTGGGCCGCAACCACAAGGTCCTGCTGGATGGGGTGGACGCGGTGGGTGCCGCCTATGAGCGGCATTGGGCCGAGCTGAAGGCGGGCAAGCCCCAGAAGGACGTCTACCGCCGCATGACCAAGTCCGGGCAGGAGGTGTGGATCCAGGCGATCTACGCCCCGGTTTCGGACGAGATGGGGCGCGTCGTGAAGATCGTGATGATCGGCTCGGACGTGACGGCGTCCCGGCAGCAGGCGGCCGATTTCAGCGGCCAGCTGGCGGCCATCGGCAAGTCGCAGGCGGTGATCGAGTTCGATCTGGACGGCAAGGTGCTGAACGCCAACGACAATTTCCTGAACACCTTGGGCTACTCGCTGCAGGAGATCCGTGGCCAGCACCATGGCCAGTTCGTCGACCCGGTGGAGCGCGGCAGCGCGGCCTACCGGCAGTTCTGGGAGCGGCTCGGCCGCGGCGAGTATGACGCCGGGCGCTACCGCCGCATCGGCAAGGGCGGCAAGGAGGTCTGGATCCAGGCCTCCTACAACCCCATCCTGGACATCAGCGGCAAGCCCTTCAAGGTGGTGAAGTACGCCACCGACATCACCGAGCAGGTGCGCGCGGCCGACATGCTGGCGCTCACGGTGGAGCAGGCCCAGGCGGTGGCTGCCGCAGCCAAGGACGGTGACCTGGAGCAGCGCATCCCGCTCGACGGCAAGACCGGCGCGCCCAAGGTGCTGTGCGAGGGCATCAACTCGCTGCTGGAGACCACCAGCGAGATCTTCGGTGACGTTGGCCGCGTGCTCAGCGCGCTGTCCAACGGGGACCTGACGAAGCGCATCGAGCGCGACTGCGCGGGGGTGTTCCAGCGGGTGAAGGACGATGCCAACGCCACCGGTGCCAAGCTGGCCGAGGTGATCGATGAGGTGCGCAGCGCCGGCGAGGCACTCAACAGCGCGGCCAACCAGGTCAACGCCACCGCGCAGGCCCTGTCGCAGGCCGCCACCGAGCAGGCCAGTTCGGTGGAGGAGACCACCGCGTCGATCGAGCAGATGTCCGCCTCGATCTCGCAGAACAGCGACAGCGCCAAGATGACCGACGGCATGGCCACCAAGGCCAACCAGGAGGCTGCCGATGGCGGGGTGGCGGTGACGCAGACGGTGGCGGCGATGAAGCAGATCGCCTCCAAGATCAGCATCGTGGACGACATCGCCTACCAGACCAACCTGCTGGCGCTGAACGCGGCGATCGAGGCCGCCCGTGCCGGTGAGCATGGCCGCGGCTTCGCGGTGGTGGCCGACGAGGTGCGCAAGCTGGCCGAGCGCAGCCAGGAGGCCGCCAAGGAAATCGGTGACCTGGCCACCACCAGCGTGTCCACCGCGGAGCGCGCCGGGCGGCTGCTCGACGAGATCGTGCCGTCGATCAAGAAGACCTCCGAGCTGGTGCAGGAGATCGCCGCGGCCTCCGAGGAGCAGAGCCAGGCGGTCGGCCAGATCGGCGGGGCGATGGGGCAGCTCAGCACGGCGACGCAGCAGAACGCCTCCGCGTCGGAGGAACTGGCGGCCACCGCCGAGGAGCTCACCGGCCAGGCCGAGCAGCTGCAGCGCTCGATCGCGTTCTTCACGCAGGGCGAAGGGGAGGGTGGCGGTGCACGCTCGGGGGCCTTCGGCCAGGAGGGCTTCATGGAGCGCCGTGCGCCCCACTCGCCAATGCGTAAGCCCGGCCGGCCGGCCATGGGCTCCATGGCCTCTGCACCGTCGCTGTCACCGAAGATCGCGGTCAATGGCGGCCGCGGCAACTTCCGCCCGTACTGACGGAGGCGTCCCATGAGCAACCAGACCCTGAGCACCGTGCACGGCCGGGCCGCGGGCGCACCCCCGGTATCGGCCACCGAGCGGCCGCTGCAGTACCTGACGTTCTGGCTCGGCAGCGAGGTGTTCGGCATGGACATCCGCACCGTGCGGGAGATCATCCAGGCGGGGCCGATGACCGCGCTGCCGCTGATGCCGCAGTTCGTGCGCGGGGTGATCAACCTGCGTGGCTCGGTGGTGCCGGTGGTGGACCTGAACGCCCGCTTCGGCCGGCCGGCCTCGACGCTCGGCAAGAAGAGCTGCGTGGTGGTGTTCGACACGCTGCGCCAGGGTGAGCGTGTGGAGCTGGGCCTGCTGGTGGACGCGGTCAGCGAGGTGATCAAGATCGCGCCGGCCGACATCGAGGCGCCGCCGGACTTCGGCAGCGTGCTGCGGCGCGACTTCATCCAGGGCATCGGCAAGGTGGGGCAGCGCTTCGTGGTGCTGCTGGAACCCGACCGGGCGCTGGATGTGCGCGAGATGGCGCAGCTGTGCGAGCAGGCCCAGGAACGCGCGCTGGCATGAGCGAGGCCTCGCCGTGCTGAGCGATCACACCTTCCGGGACATCGCCGGGCTGATGCACGCGACCATCGGCCTGAACCTGCCGCCGACCAAGAAGGCGCTGGTGGCCTCGCGGCTGGCGCCGCGCATCCACCGCCTCGGGCTGGGGGGCTATGACGACTACCTGGCGCTGATCAACGAGGAGCGCGGCGATGGCGAGCTGCAGGTGGCGATCGACCTCCTGACCACCAATGAGACCTACTTTTTCCGCGAGCCGAAGCACTTCGAGATCCTGAAGGAACAGCTGGGGTCGGCGCGGCGGCGTCCCGGGGCGGCGCCGGTGGAGGTCTGGAGTGCGGCCGCCTCTTGCGGCGATGAGGCCTACAGCATCGCGATGGTGCTGGCCGACCTGCAGGCGCAGGAGCGGCTGGCCGCCGGCTGGTCGGTGCTGGGGACCGACATCAGCGACCGGGTGCTGCGCGCCGCGCAGGCCGCGATCTACCCGGCCGAGCGGCTGCGCCATGTGCCGCAGCCGCTGCTGCGGCGTCACTGCCTGCGCGGCGAGGGGGACAGCGAGGGGCTGGTGCAGGTGCGCCCGGAGCTGCGCGAGCGGGTGCGCTTCGGCCAGCTCAACCTCTGCGAGGAGATCGAGCCGCTCGGGCCCTTCGACGCGATCTTCCTGCGCAACGTGCTGATCTACTTCGACGCCCGCACCCGCCGCGAGGTGATCGCTCGGGTGCTGGACCGGCTGCGGCCCGGCGGTCTGTTCTTCATCGGCATGGCCGAGGGCAGGGCGGACCTCGGTGCCCAGGTGGACGTGCTGGGCCCGGGCGCATTCCGAAAGCGGCCGGGTTGATTCACTGATCGGGCCCGGGCACAGGCACCGCGCCGGTGCTGTGCCGCCCGGGGCTTCGCTCAGCTCACATCTGGTCGATCATGACCTGCCCGAACCCGGAGCAGGACACCTGCGTGGCGCCCTCCATCAGGCGGGCGAAGTCGTAGGTCACCTTCTTGCTTTCGACGGCGGCCTCCATCGCGCGGATGATCAGGTCGGCCGCCTCGGTCCAGCCCATGTGGCGCAGCATCATCTCGGCCGACAGGATCTCGGAGCCGGGGTTGACGTAGTTCTTGCCAGCGTAGCGCGGCGCGGTGCCGTGGGTGGCCTCGAAGCAGGCCACCGAGTCGGACAGGTTCGCCCCCGGCGCAATGCCGATGCCGCCGACCTGGGCGGCCACCGCGTCGGAGATGTAGTCGCCGTTGAGGTTCAGCGTCGCGATGACCGAGTATTCGGCCGGGCGCATCAGCACCTGCTGCAGGAAGGCGTCGGTGATCGAGTCCTTGATGACGATCTCGCGCCCGGTCTTCGGGTTGATGACCCGGCACCACGGGCCGCCGTCGATCGGCTCAGCCGCGAATTCGCGCTGCGCCAGCGCGTAGGCCCAGTCACGGAAGCCACCCTCGGTGAACTTCATGATGTTGCCCTTGTGGACGATGGTCACGCTGGGCCGGTCGTTGTCGATGGCGTACTGGATGGCCTTGCGCATCAGGCGCTCGGTGCCTTCGCGCGACACTGGCTTGACGCCCAGCGCCGAGGTTTCCGGGAAGCGGATCTTGCGGATGCCCATCTCCTCGGTCAGGAAGCGGATCACCTTCTGGACCTGCTCGCCGCCGGCCTCCCACTCGATGCCGGCGTAGATGTCTTCCGAGTTCTCGCGGAAGACGACCATGTCGGTCTTCTCCGGCTCCTTCAGTGGCGAGGGCACGCCCTTGAAGTAGCGCACCGGGCGCAGGCAGACGTAGAGGTCGAGCTCCTGGCGCAGGGCCACGTTCAGCGAGCGGATGCCGCCGCCCACCGGCGTGGTCAGCGGGCCCTTGATGGAGACGACGTACTCGCGGATCGCCTGCACGGTCTCGTCAGGCAGCCAGACGTCCGGCCCGTACACGCGGGTGGCCTTCTCGCCGGCGTAGATCTCCATCCAGCGGATCTGGCGCTCGCCGCCGTAGGTCTTGGCCACCGCGGCGTCGACCACCTTGATCATCACCGGGGTGATGTCCACGCCGGTGCCGTCTCCTTCGATGAAGGGGATGATGGGGTGGTTCGGCACGTTGAGCGAGCCATCCGCGTTGACGGTGATCTTCTGGCCGTCCGCGGGCACCTGGATGTGTTGATACATGGGCCGGGTCCTGGGTACTTGATCTTGGGTTCTGTGGAGCGGGATCGCTCGGGC
The Sphaerotilus microaerophilus DNA segment above includes these coding regions:
- a CDS encoding CheR family methyltransferase, giving the protein MLSDHTFRDIAGLMHATIGLNLPPTKKALVASRLAPRIHRLGLGGYDDYLALINEERGDGELQVAIDLLTTNETYFFREPKHFEILKEQLGSARRRPGAAPVEVWSAAASCGDEAYSIAMVLADLQAQERLAAGWSVLGTDISDRVLRAAQAAIYPAERLRHVPQPLLRRHCLRGEGDSEGLVQVRPELRERVRFGQLNLCEEIEPLGPFDAIFLRNVLIYFDARTRREVIARVLDRLRPGGLFFIGMAEGRADLGAQVDVLGPGAFRKRPG
- a CDS encoding response regulator; amino-acid sequence: MNTTILVVDDSSSLQALVKMSLNRAGFDLLEAPDGRQALSELDQAAKVHLVVSDVNMPTMDGITCLQEVKQHPRHRFTPVVMLTTEDSGSRMAQARSAGAKAWLTKPFNPPMLLDAAPRVWPN
- a CDS encoding chemotaxis protein CheW, which gives rise to MSNQTLSTVHGRAAGAPPVSATERPLQYLTFWLGSEVFGMDIRTVREIIQAGPMTALPLMPQFVRGVINLRGSVVPVVDLNARFGRPASTLGKKSCVVVFDTLRQGERVELGLLVDAVSEVIKIAPADIEAPPDFGSVLRRDFIQGIGKVGQRFVVLLEPDRALDVREMAQLCEQAQERALA
- a CDS encoding chemotaxis protein CheA: MNMDTSDDDLVAELLPAFIEEANEQVAAFEQLLLELEDLPHDHDRLDALFRCAHTVKGSAGLFGLHRVVEFTHHVETLLDQVRDGLLQLTPALSTLLLQSNDTIRELVATAQLPDDEASQNVRQALVQRLQEAAGHRVGGAAQACQPPGPAAAVLPPGHRRWRLSARFGTEVFRNGMDPLAILHYLADLGRLEPVACDRARIPELEAMDPESCHLWLQCELEGAVERSQIEHAFEFVRDDCELEIEDLTAELDEHPADSAHERLQAAVAELRQLAAPAAAASSTTAATAAASPRPREGAGPGGGEEGGFIRVHAHRLDDVINLLGELVIAGAGASQLARQTRQRGLIEANQRISRLIEGIRNSTLKLRMVPIGDTFARFRRVVRDTAAELGKDVALEIVGADTELDKAVVERIADPLMHLVRNALDHGLEKPDDRLAAGKPAQGRLTLSACHESGSVLIRIIDDGRGIQRDKVLQRAWQRGLVPQGVQPPEEDVLRLIFEPGFSTAEQVTNLSGRGVGMDVVRSNIEALRGSIHITSEPGQGSCMEIRLPLTLAIIDGFLVGVGSSRFIFPLESVVEVISSRPDAMAVDAHGRGCVDLRGRLLPVVDLRRLYELEPDAVERHSIVVVRSGTRQLGVLVDNLLGQHQTVIKPLGRLLRSLRGIAGSSILGSGEVALIVDADALGQIAASATRGPATRVVADPATMPPPGRPESGPPSRTPSPTGNPAPSHNAPTAQGHAQ
- the icd gene encoding NADP-dependent isocitrate dehydrogenase; protein product: MYQHIQVPADGQKITVNADGSLNVPNHPIIPFIEGDGTGVDITPVMIKVVDAAVAKTYGGERQIRWMEIYAGEKATRVYGPDVWLPDETVQAIREYVVSIKGPLTTPVGGGIRSLNVALRQELDLYVCLRPVRYFKGVPSPLKEPEKTDMVVFRENSEDIYAGIEWEAGGEQVQKVIRFLTEEMGIRKIRFPETSALGVKPVSREGTERLMRKAIQYAIDNDRPSVTIVHKGNIMKFTEGGFRDWAYALAQREFAAEPIDGGPWCRVINPKTGREIVIKDSITDAFLQQVLMRPAEYSVIATLNLNGDYISDAVAAQVGGIGIAPGANLSDSVACFEATHGTAPRYAGKNYVNPGSEILSAEMMLRHMGWTEAADLIIRAMEAAVESKKVTYDFARLMEGATQVSCSGFGQVMIDQM
- a CDS encoding methyl-accepting chemotaxis protein produces the protein MLALTVEQAQAVAAAAKDGDLEQRIPLDGKTGAPKVLCEGINSLLETTSEIFGDVGRVLSALSNGDLTKRIERDCAGVFQRVKDDANATGAKLAEVIDEVRSAGEALNSAANQVNATAQALSQAATEQASSVEETTASIEQMSASISQNSDSAKMTDGMATKANQEAADGGVAVTQTVAAMKQIASKISIVDDIAYQTNLLALNAAIEAARAGEHGRGFAVVADEVRKLAERSQEAAKEIGDLATTSVSTAERAGRLLDEIVPSIKKTSELVQEIAAASEEQSQAVGQIGGAMGQLSTATQQNASASEELAATAEELTGQAEQLQRSIAFFTQGEGEGGGARSGAFGQEGFMERRAPHSPMRKPGRPAMGSMASAPSLSPKIAVNGGRGNFRPY
- a CDS encoding flavin-containing monooxygenase, with amino-acid sequence MSESPANTVARDWLAAFDAALTARNLDAAAALFGAECYWRDLISFTWNICTQESPAQVRAMLAARLDDVAPSNWQLEGDASEAGGVTEAWFTFETRVSRGRGLLRLKDENGQPRAWTLLTSMVELKGHEEKTGEHRVAGAEHGVHKHRKSWSELKAEEAAHLGRSVQPEVVIIGGGQGGIALAARLRRLGVSHLVIEKNARPGDSWRNRYKSLCLHDPVWYDHLPYLPFPNDWPVFAPKDKIGDWLEAYVKIMEVNYWGSTLARGCRYDEAAQRWDVSVERDGQTVVLHPRELVIALGVSGYANVPKIPGAETFEGDQHHSSRHPGPEACQGKKVVVLGSNNSAHDICAALWENDVDVTMVQRSSTHIAPSAALMELALGGLYSEQAMKNGIDHHKADLIFASVPYKIMHTFHIPVYEEMKRREADLYGRLEQAGFMLDFGADGSGLFMKYLRRGSGYYIDVGASELVANGSIKLKSRVNIERINPKSVTLTDGSELPCDVLVFATGFGSMNQWLDDLISPEVADRIGKVWGLGSDTPKDPGPWEGELRNMWKPTQVPHLWIHGGNLHQSRHYSQFLSLQLKARLAGIPTPVYGQAEVHHLR
- a CDS encoding STAS domain-containing protein produces the protein MTDEHVLGADLTIYSVAQWAERCRLWVRDSDGATGDLPLQVQADQVEEVDGAGVQLLLALSRSLEQRGRRLALLRPSPVLLKALQRLGAGDLATQQVAREVGA